A stretch of DNA from Patescibacteria group bacterium:
CCTATTGTTTGAGCAGAATGAACCTTGACTGACATAATATTATGCGTGCTCTATGCAAGTCCTGGCGGCAGGGTTTGCCTCAAGACGGGCATTATCTATATCCTTCCCGTCTACCTCGCATTTGCCATAGGTCCCGTCTTCTATTTTTGATAATGCCAAGTTTATATCCTTAAGTCGATCTTCAAGCTCTATCTCCACAGCGGCCCTGTTTTCAAATTCTTCAAAATTGTCTGACATTTCGTTCTTATCTGCCTTAAGCAGATTCAAGTCAGGGGCGGTCGCTTCCCAATCTTTCGGGTTATTCGGGTTAATTTTTCCAACTTGAGAGAGCTCTTCTTCAAGCACTTTTTTTTCTTCTTCCAGCTTTTC
This window harbors:
- a CDS encoding TraR/DksA C4-type zinc finger protein — encoded protein: MKIDTKHFKEKLEEEKKVLEEELSQVGKINPNNPKDWEATAPDLNLLKADKNEMSDNFEEFENRAAVEIELEDRLKDINLALSKIEDGTYGKCEVDGKDIDNARLEANPAARTCIEHA